One window of Sphingomonas sp. KC8 genomic DNA carries:
- a CDS encoding thymidine phosphorylase family protein has protein sequence MTRPDPGAIVQPTLRARRLGLHTQHQPVVLMRTDCHVCLAEGLAGRPQVLLSAAGREVRAALFQVEGNSLLGPDEAALSETAWEMLGVTEGAPIAVTHAPALESLASVRSRIYGHRLNAAAFASIVGDVATARYTDVHLAAFLTASAVLPLDEEETIDLTAAMIGVGDRLSWDAPVVVDKHCVGGLPGNRTTPLVVAIVAANGLIMPKTSSRAITSPAGTADTMETLAPVDLDIAALKRVVEQEGGCIVWGGAIHLSPADDKFVRIERELDIDTEGQLIASVLSKKIAAGSTHVVIDIPVGPTAKVRSEENARHLAERMRMVAERSGLEARCLLTDGTQPVGRGIGPALEARDLLAVLRNAPGAPDDLRRRAASLAGVALEIGGKSEPGKGAALALKTLADGRAWTKFQAICEAQGGMRAPPLAAQTHPIVADRAGRVVHIDNRKLARLAKLAGAPDVKAAGIFMEARLGQDVERGQPLLHVHAETAGELAYALDYAVAAGDIIRVET, from the coding sequence ATGACGAGGCCCGATCCCGGCGCTATTGTCCAGCCGACGTTGCGTGCACGGCGCCTCGGTCTCCACACGCAGCACCAGCCGGTCGTCCTCATGCGCACGGACTGCCACGTCTGTCTCGCCGAGGGACTGGCCGGGCGGCCCCAGGTGTTGCTTTCGGCCGCGGGCCGGGAGGTGCGGGCTGCGCTCTTTCAGGTCGAAGGGAACAGCTTGCTCGGGCCGGATGAGGCCGCCCTTTCGGAAACCGCCTGGGAAATGCTCGGTGTCACCGAAGGCGCTCCGATAGCAGTCACGCATGCGCCGGCGCTCGAGTCGCTCGCCAGTGTGCGCAGCCGCATCTACGGGCATCGCCTCAATGCAGCTGCATTCGCCTCCATCGTCGGCGATGTCGCAACCGCGCGCTACACCGACGTGCACCTCGCCGCCTTCCTGACCGCGAGCGCAGTGCTGCCGCTCGACGAGGAGGAAACAATCGACCTCACCGCAGCGATGATCGGGGTCGGCGACCGCCTGTCATGGGATGCCCCGGTCGTGGTCGACAAGCATTGTGTCGGCGGCCTGCCGGGCAATCGCACCACACCGCTCGTCGTGGCCATTGTTGCTGCGAACGGCCTCATCATGCCGAAAACCTCATCGCGCGCGATTACATCGCCTGCCGGGACCGCCGACACGATGGAGACGCTCGCGCCGGTCGATCTTGATATTGCCGCGCTGAAGCGCGTCGTCGAGCAGGAAGGCGGCTGCATCGTCTGGGGTGGCGCGATCCACCTCAGCCCGGCCGACGACAAGTTCGTGCGGATCGAGCGCGAGCTCGACATCGACACCGAGGGCCAGCTCATCGCCTCGGTCCTGTCGAAGAAGATCGCTGCAGGCTCGACCCATGTGGTCATCGACATTCCGGTGGGGCCGACCGCCAAGGTGCGTAGCGAAGAGAATGCACGGCACCTTGCCGAGCGCATGCGCATGGTGGCCGAGCGCTCAGGCTTGGAGGCGCGCTGCCTGCTCACCGATGGCACCCAGCCCGTCGGGCGCGGCATCGGACCCGCACTGGAAGCACGCGACCTGCTTGCGGTGCTGCGCAATGCGCCCGGGGCGCCGGACGATCTGCGCCGCCGCGCCGCATCGCTTGCCGGCGTGGCGCTTGAGATTGGTGGCAAGTCTGAACCGGGCAAGGGCGCGGCTCTCGCGCTCAAGACATTGGCGGATGGACGCGCCTGGACCAAGTTCCAGGCGATCTGCGAGGCTCAGGGCGGCATGCGCGCGCCTCCGCTGGCCGCGCAGACCCACCCCATCGTCGCCGACCGCGCGGGGCGCGTCGTCCATATCGACAATCGCAAGCTGGCGCGCCTTGCCAAGCTGGCCGGGGCTCCGGACGTCAAGGCCGCGGGCATCTTCATGGAGGCTCGTCTCGGTCAGGATGTGGAGCGGGGCCAACCGCTGCTGCACGTCCATGCCGAGACCGCCGGAGAGCTCGCTTACGCGCTCGATTATGCCGTAGCTGCGGGTGACATCATTCGGGTAGAAACATGA
- a CDS encoding type II glyceraldehyde-3-phosphate dehydrogenase encodes MTQHDPVRVAINGYGVIGKRVATAVLAQKDMRLAGVVDIATDWRLRPLEEQGIDLYAASSEHAQTMRGAGFTIAGTLDALLGQVDVVVDCTPKRIAAQNAEIYRANGRKFIVHGGEKHDVTGHSFVAEVSFDSAAGRAATRVVSCNTTSIVRTLTALKRAGLLKRARGTLLRRATDPWESHLGGIMNTLVPEPDIPSHQGPDAQSVDPQLDVVTMAVKVPQTLAHLHYWSVLLTRNASKEEVLDAFRASSRIALIRAGDGLAAINTVKELMADLGRPHDNLYEVALWEDMLKVEGDELFYAYMVDNQAIVIPDTIDAIRALTGLARTAEDSIAQTNETLGIRAAFC; translated from the coding sequence ATGACCCAGCACGATCCAGTTCGTGTCGCGATCAACGGCTACGGTGTTATCGGCAAGCGGGTGGCAACCGCCGTTTTGGCGCAGAAGGACATGCGGCTTGCCGGAGTGGTGGACATTGCCACGGACTGGCGGCTGCGCCCGCTTGAAGAGCAGGGAATCGATCTTTACGCAGCCTCGTCCGAACATGCCCAGACGATGCGGGGCGCTGGCTTCACCATCGCCGGTACGCTCGACGCGCTCCTCGGACAGGTCGATGTGGTGGTGGACTGTACGCCCAAACGCATCGCCGCGCAGAATGCAGAGATCTATCGGGCAAACGGCCGCAAGTTTATCGTTCATGGTGGTGAGAAGCACGATGTCACGGGACACTCCTTCGTCGCTGAGGTTTCGTTCGACAGCGCGGCAGGACGAGCGGCGACGCGGGTGGTATCCTGCAACACGACCTCGATCGTGCGCACTCTGACAGCGCTCAAACGGGCAGGGCTCCTGAAGCGTGCTCGCGGCACTCTCCTACGACGGGCCACCGACCCGTGGGAAAGTCACTTGGGCGGCATCATGAACACTCTCGTCCCCGAACCTGACATCCCCAGTCACCAGGGGCCGGATGCTCAAAGCGTGGATCCCCAGCTCGATGTCGTGACGATGGCGGTCAAAGTTCCCCAAACGTTGGCGCATCTTCACTATTGGTCGGTACTGTTGACCCGGAACGCGAGCAAGGAAGAGGTGCTCGACGCGTTTCGGGCTTCGTCCCGCATTGCCCTGATCCGAGCCGGCGATGGCCTCGCCGCGATCAATACGGTCAAGGAACTGATGGCCGACCTCGGCCGACCACACGACAATCTTTATGAGGTCGCGTTGTGGGAGGACATGCTCAAGGTAGAGGGCGACGAGCTGTTCTATGCCTATATGGTCGACAACCAGGCCATCGTCATTCCCGACACGATCGATGCCATCAGAGCACTGACGGGCCTAGCGAGGACTGCCGAAGACTCGATAGCGCAAACGAATGAGACGCTTGGCATCCGCGCTGCGTTCTGCTGA